The Amphiura filiformis unplaced genomic scaffold, Afil_fr2py scaffold_38, whole genome shotgun sequence DNA segment ttcttcctttctttccttttctttcttcctttctttcttttcttttctttcttcctttctttctcctcttctttTTTTCCGGGGTCCGTGCGTGCGGGGGGCTgaagcccccaaagcccccctggacacgctagtGCATAACGTCATGGATAGAAACTATGGATCGAGTCATGCCCCTTTAAATACATGCATGGTTTAACCATCAAAGTAGTCACCCACATCGCATAGTTCAAAGACATTAAATACAAacatgtttaccatgtttaccaagaGAAAATGATGCTCATGTGAATATCGAATAAGCAACTGGATAAAAACTATACAGAAATAGTTTTTCATTGTATTGGAGACTATCATGACGTCACATCAAACGTTCGCGTCAGCCCCGCGTTCTCGCAGGAAAACTTGATTGGCCCCTGGCTCTATAGTCTTCGGATCGAAGTTTTGCACCCCAATCCCAACACTGTAACcaaagttttgttttttcaagaATTCTTGCTTCATGCTTAAATATGATAACACTATttgcggaaactttcaaattctctaaTAGGCCCCTATTTCAGCAAAGAATTTTTACCTGATGAtcctttttttaaaactttataccaaatgaccccctttttcaagttTATACCCAACTACcccattttttcatattgttatgaccaatgacccccttttttaaacaaCTGTGATACACTCTTAAAACAACGTGGTCAAAAATGACCACGTAGTAGTTAACTGTGCACCCGTTACCcctaaaatgtcacattttgacCCTTTTGTGGTTAAAATTTGACCACAATTTAGGGTTAAGGTGCATAGTtaactacagtcagtctactctgaagtacaaagtacagacgcggacgcacacattgtgccgactttgaaggcacgcatacctgcagcagagacgcagcactacgcactgttaactcGTTGTACGCGCGCGTtgccactttgtacttcagagtggacaaactgtactaCGTGGTCAATTTTGACCATTTGATTTGAGGTACATACTTCCCGACTTCGGTAAGCACCCATCACttttaaagttgagtgcccccccacacccacttgaacttgaaacagaAACTGGCATGAAAGGAGaacaacaatatatatatatagcataaaacatttatcaaaataaaagaaaacaagtgaaacaacatcaaaaatattaaaataagtaACTTTAAGCCTACGTCACCATCATATTAATGTAGCTTAATGTATCATATATTACCATGGCAACCGATAAATTGAAAACGTGGAAAGGTGTGAATTTGTCATCTCATGTCAGCTAGCTCACCACGTGAAATGTGTTGATGAAGCAAAGAGTTCGGGCTAGTTTGATGAAAAGGAATTCTTGTTAGACTGTTTTTAATTTACTAATTTTCTTTTATCctgttattttcttcattttcgttCTCTGCATGCAGGCACTTACTGGCAGTGTGCTAGCTGCATCATAATGGTTTTACAGTAGGCCCTATAATAATACTGAAAAGCACTGAACTGGTCGTCAGAGCAGGGGTACAATACCATAGGTAAGTAGCCTATTTTGTGCAATGTTTAACAAACTTTATTTCAAACATGTTGTGTAGGATCATCAAATTGGCTCGAAATATTTAAAGAATATATTTAATTAATATAGTGATCATATTTTAAAACATGTATTTGATTGATTGGTATAGTAATAAAAGAATGTTTTGCCACAAGTGATGTGCTTGTTTTTGGATATTCTGATTATCTTCTCCGTATATTTTGAAGAGTTTGTTtgcaaaaggcgctaaatccttgtgtcacatttttctggtatattttaacattttaaacaattttgtgcctatttttgcatttttctcaaaaattatagagtattggtgacaagtaagatatgtatattatagaggcaaagattacaactactgcactggaaattttttaaTTCAGGACAGActatagttgtggagttacagtcaaaaatgagggaaaaccgatatttgatcaataaatcaataactacttgccttgaccTTGAGTTGCTTTTCAtatcaaaaaaaggggggggcctgaaatttttgaggtctgtaaagggggggccccgaaaaatatTTGCGAAGAAATTTtttggcatcaggccccccttacaagtgtttgtgaacggtcccttagtgccttttgaaacaaactcttcatttggaaaaagtgaagagcaaatatttctgaaaataattCTGAAATATTGGCTGTTGAATATTTTTTTGTAGAACGTGATTATATAAATCTGCAAAATTGGTAAAATGTATCTCATCTTTGGTACCAGGGACCGAAATCAATTAAGAATTCAATTTTAAGGAATGAataaaatcaataactacttgccttgaccTTGAGTTGCTTTTCATATCAAAaaaagggggcctgaaatttttgaggtctgtaaagggggggccccgaaaaatatTTGCGAAGAAATTTtttggcatcaggccccccttacaagtgtttgtgaacggtcccttagtgccttttgaaacaaactcttcatttggaaaaagtgaagagcaaatatttctgaaaataattctgaaatattggctgttgaatattttttagaacgTGATTATATAAATCTGCAAAATTGGTAAAATGTATCTCATCTTTGGTACCAGGGACCGAAATCAATTAAGAATTCAATTTTAAGGaatgaataaaatatcaatattataaaGAGCAACGCGTTTggaatattttgtattttcttgcCAATGAGCGATAGAGATAGGTACGGTACGGAAAGCCATCATGTTCATATCACGAAGACGATAATCGGGAACCCTAATGAAAACAAAACGAAAACGCGAGTCATGGGTTTTGTCCACGGGGATTACATCCATGAAACGAACACGAGGGTGGGACATTCACTAAAAatggtgacggggatgtgcggccacattgaccccgtTTTTGAACCCCCTCTCACGTCACCCAGTGaccccattttttctttttcttttttactcACCACCAAAAGATCCCATTTTCAAGAATTTCGAAAAACGTTCTCCTGTTTTTTTCtctaaaattcacaaatttcattaCTTTTCTTCCAATTTTGCAAACTTATTCAAATTTCGATAACTTTGATTTAAACAGTTTGTTTCAAAAATGTCATACCACAGACCACCTTTTTGGCACCTTCTCATTAAATGACATCATTTTATGTGTCAAAGCTCTCACCGAAAGCCTCCTATTATAGTTTCGAACTGGTGTCGGCACATTCCCGTCACTTTAAAAGTCGAGTACCCTCCGGAAACGAAATCCAAATTTGGGACAAAACAACCTCATACTCTACTCGTTTGATTCTTTCTTTGTAGGATTATTTATATTTGCGACACGATTGGTTCGGACCGTTTTGCAACCATCAGATCAGAGCAGATTATAAAGGACTGCAAGATTTTGATACTTTACAGCGAAACTGGTTTACATTTCCTCTATAAAAGACTCAAAAGtaagttttaaaaaaagatgctaaaaggagAACACATTTAGGACATCCCGTGTGACGATATTTTGCGGCACGGAGCTGAAAAATACCGATTTTGGACAGCAAGCTAAAAGGGGGAGCAAGCGATTGTTTGGCACGTCGAAAAGGGGtttcaagcgatttttggcacacactaCGCTCGCACCAACTATGATATTTGTCTCGTATCCCAGTTGTATCGTAGGCCATTCAAGGTTTGCATATTAGATGACTGAAATGTGCCAAAAGTACCAAAAGTGCAGATTTTACAAAGTAGGTTTAGAGGAAGCCGGCATTCGAAAGTTTGCGAAAAATTAAACCCCATGCGATATGGACGTGCGTTCGAAATACCCGTAGTCCTTCAATAATGGAGGAGGAGGGCTTGGCGAAGCCAAGCCAAAGGCCGAGCAGCGTGCTAGCTTTATATTTAGTTTTTAATATCAGCCGACGAGACTTTGAATTCTTGAAGGACTAGTACAAAACGTTAGGCGTTCGGAACAGATACCCTTTATCAATGGTtatcacaatcatgacaatggtccgttaatgtatatttttcttttcttttttcaggaAGAGATACAATTGATCTTCCAAGATGATGTCTTTTACTTCGGCCGTTGCTACCTTCTCAGTTGTGATTACCGTCTCATTGTCACTCTCGCCAAACCCAAACACGACACCAAACACGACGCCGCCAATGTCACCGACTGAACCAGCAACGACAACTTCAAATGCCGAAAAGTACGAGCAGCCCGACGCAAGTATGCCTACTTGTAAAACATGCTGCCATGGCTTGCCTGGTCCGCCGGGCGTTCCGGGGGTGCCCGGGTCATTAGGAACGTATGGAATGCCAGGCCCAAGAGGAAAATCCGGTCTTCCCGGTGACCCCGGATTAAGAGGAGAACGAGGCTTCAAAGGCTTGCCCGGTGAAGCCGGTGTGGCCGGACCAGTCGGCCCTGTGGGACCCACTGGTTTAGACGGAGTAAAAGGCTTGCCCGGAATTGCCGGTCCGTCCGGTCCGTCCGGCTCTATAGGACCCCGGGGTTACACAGGAAGATCTGGAAGGCCAGGTTTTTACGGTCAGAAGGGAGAGCGCGGATATCCTGGAACACCAGCACGGCAGCAACGTAAAGTGGCATTCAGCGTTTCTTTGACGGACAGCTTTTCGGTTGATATGCCTAGTGGGCGTATTATTGTGTTTGACGAGATCTTCACGAACATAGGCGAAGGTTTCAATATTTCGGATGGAAAATTCAAATGCCCAGTACCTGGAGTCTATGTATTCATGTATAATATAGGCCTCCAAGAAGATCAGCTAAATATTGGTTTGATGAAGAATGGCGAACGGATGTCAACGGTGTACAGCACTCGTCGAGCTGCCGACGAACACGGACAAATGAGTAGCGGGCTCATCCTGCCACTAGTCTATGGCGATGCAGTCTGGATAGAATTCCTTGATGAAAATGGAAGGCAAATATATAGTGACCAAAGTCGAGTTACAAATTGGTCTGGGTTTCTGTTGTAAGAGTGATATTAAAGTGAAGTCGTGACAGACAAGAAATAAGAGTAACGAGCGACgtttaaaaatctgaaaaaatatgacaaaatgccGAAAAATGGCAACTGCCCATGTATGAAAACAGCTCTTGTATTGGCAAGAATAATGAACGTCCGATTAAAATTTATATACATTGGTCAACTTTGAGGATGTGTGCGCTCTTCTAAAAATTGATACTGAGCCAAAATGCCGACGCTTTGTCTGCTTTTTCGCAAATCAAACGACACAAAGAAATTAGACGTAAAAGCCCGGACTCCGCCATATTTGCGTTTCGCTCATGGAGGGGAAAATTCGCAAATCTTTGCAAGGCTCTACATTAAAGACACCAGTTATCGTTCAATTTcgggattttgatatcaaattggatcGATATAACCGTAAATGTTCGTTTTGTCACCCCCCCCCGGTTTGTCCCTATGCATCACAATCCACTATCCACGGCGTTACGCACGAGGAAATTATGAGTCGGGACTATTTAGGTTGTGTCCAAAACGCAGCCTTCAACATGTTAAAGTTTCGAGAATTTAACAGTGTTTCGAGAACGAATAGGGGCAAATAAAGTGACCCCGGTAAAGGGTTCACATTTTGACTAAGTTAATGTTTTAAGAGTGTAGAGGTGGTAGACCGTTGTTCTTATTGAGAGGTTATGATCAACACGGCAGCAAATAAAAAACCGTTAAAATATGGACAAACCATTTCATCCAGCATGTTGGTCCTTAACGCAGAAACCGTAATGAGGCATATTATACAAATTTGCGAGTGCACTATTTTAATACACTGACATATTATTTCCCCTATAATAAGAGTAAGATGCacatacagtgtgggccaaaaacaactttacccaatttaaaaggttcatatctcaaaattgaaaagtcattGAATTACGTGtcgacaaagtgatttttgacccgcGGACGTAAAACtatcaccattttgttaatttagctccttttgctttcatttcttcatcacatacttatagaaagatatacatttagaatatgtaacaatatcatgaatagctcttctaaaattcgagcaaccaccctctgaaattgggtaaagtgcataattgaagaccgaattaaaaagaataATTTCCGTATGACGTCCaatcaaccagaccaaaaaatgccgtactgccCAGGTCAGCAACCAAACActccctgacgtcagacgcaaactatttaattcggtcttcaattagagCCATTTTTAAGGAAATGTCTTTGTTTTTCTTAAAACATCATTGTCAGCTGTAAAAAAGAACTAAAGGAAATGTTTAACAGCTTTTTAACGCACCATGTCCATGCTTCCAAAAACGTGTTCGCACTCTTTTTTTACGTGTGTGCCCCCTAAAAATTATGCAGAGTGAGTGCTTTCTCCTTGTTTGTATTATGCAACaaaccgatcaaagaaataatattGCTATGTATtatactacaccacatttcgccatactgcattttagaaacgcttgctgttagaataagaaaaattttaattgtaattattgcacaggtcacggcaaccctgtgacctttccggaaaaagccgagtggcaggtttttcaaataaatattttctgtgtgaaaactgtaccatcagataggcaatggaatatatgaatattaactgtacatctatcataacaatttttgataacaacttacgtcacaattgatctagtatagaagttagagaatttatttcaatcttatatacgccattttttttttggaattaagtgaaaattaattctgtaaaaactgtaattttttaatgtaattttcacattagacccaacaaaagattaccgttttgttgttatgataatctaatcttttgatttcgtaaataaaattaggggtctaatgtggatttaggatgcaaactggaacaatccaatgccttgtcaaaagcatttgcttcaaaatggagttcggatgcacttagtaatacaacttccgctatttgcgggaaaccacatgcacagcagagcacgtggccgccatatcaaaatcgattttatgtatcgTGTATGTAGCCCTATTCATaagaccctcgtattaattgtctatatgcgcttgagaattcaacaatataaataatggtagctttataaatacacattaatgttttaagcagataaaattccaaaatatgatgtagtaatgaagttgcgatctattaatattaggcctatatatgtttcaatttttacgatgacactatcaagtccttcgtggtcgagcggtctaaggcactggtcatatggtatacgtgatagcggcgcagtgcagcgtgggttcgagccccgcctctgcccaattaaatttccttctttttttaaatttcatattatgttagggaaatgtggctgggagaatgtatgtatggcgaagagtggtgtggtatTATACACTAATCCAAAAATGAAACTGATaatatttcacaaggtcatatcctgCGCATCAaaaacacaggattacttcaatactctactaaCCAagaagttgtccaactgacacaacagcaaaatgcactgacattgaacagcttcctggacaacattcacaaCCCAATAATTTGCACCCAGCAcaggaaatctgtgagaatgcgtataagatccttacacagtTGAGTAATTTtccaatttccaaagagtaagtggaatagtgtggaacgggctgATTTCtacttttcacgcactttcttcaagaaacaggtcttattctacactattccacttattcacagatttcttgtgctgggtaccaattattgggctgtgaatgctgtccaggaagctgttccaatccatgtcagtgcattttgctgttgtgtcagttgtgcTGTTGtaatcttgtgtgtaattttggttcattttgatgcacaggattttaagatatgaccttgtgaaaaattgtaagtttctttttggcttagtgtattagaatgcagtaccgattaaattttagatTCTCATGGGGGGGGGTGGTTTCGGCGAAAACTGTTTTGttaaattatcgatatcttgattgtggagcGTTATTTTGGACATCTAAACCTATACATTTGTTTCTCAACTTTCCGCCACTCGCTATCCAAAttcaatttcactccaaattgaagctactatTTGTATTATGTAAAAGTAAAACACTAATTGCTCTGAAGAAGCATGTGTGCAATGCAAGGAAATTGCAATAGCAAGGAAATATGCCTAATGGTCCTGGCTGATGATTATCCAATTTCTGCTAAAACAatgcaattttgacattttactaAAAGCACACAATGTTTGCAATAtcgcctacatgtatttcaatagaTTTCGGTACCTATCGTGCAAATCATGCTAAATGTGCCATAGTTGGCAGAGATACAGTAGTCTGCTTCTAGAGCTAATCATTATTATAGGCTATTGAGCCATTTCAACAGCACCCCTATTTGTTgggaaaatgtcaatttttgcaaACTTGCTCGGACTTGGTTTAGTACAACAATAATGTGTtcatctggtcataaggattcggGAAAAGTATAGTTTTACTTATCTGCGAtttacggttatggagttatgggcaaatagGTAGCAGTGTGACGTCACATGTCTAATTTGGGCTCCACATTGGGCGAAAATGACCATTGCTCCGGTGTCGTTGAAAcgggtctcaaattatttgtcttaccatgagaaatcagaaaaagaatagtttgttcTATGTATGATGTTTGTTACACAGCAAAATAGGACAATACCCATCGAATCGCATTGAGTTCTATATCAGTTTCTATATCGAGTCATTTCTGACCTTGAcaatatcagtggcgtagcgtcataggggcacggggaggCACGGCCCCCAATCGATCcgaattttttttaatcccataggaaaattggcgAAAAACGGCGTGGGCCCCCAATCAGctccggtgccccccaatcatgggcGGGGCCCCCCCGccaaatgtgatgacccacgctataaCTATcatttttctgatttcttgcaacaagatgAATAGTTTGAGACCATTcaacaaaatcatttttttttaagttttattttCGCCCCTGCGGAGCCAAAATTAAACATAAAATTATGATGTCCTAGTACCGTACATCATAGATACcgtcaaagtatacttttattGAATCCTTATGGCCAGAGGATGACGATGGTGTGGGTCATGAGCAAGTTTGAGTAACTTTAAACTTGACCCCTgtgtaaagttcaatgacctttttccaCTAAGCGGGGTGGGCGGGTGCTGTTGAAATGGCTCTATCAGATGTAGATACTATTACTCTGCCAAATACggcaactttaacatgatttgcacgattaaAATCTCTTGAACTTTTATAAAGCCTGATTCTGATTgattaaacaaaattatttgatacataGCTTGACGAATCTAGACTCCTGTGATTTCTAAATGTGTCATTGTATATATTctattaaggttatacgatgtattgttggtcgaagcagcagaaaaaaaagtagttcacagcatcttgcgaatggtagtgagctttagcaaaattgcattgctcaattcatagcgagcgtgtagaagaattcaaatatcacagataggcctatacttttgtagtcctgtggttcttgagtatgttgtaaagagggctgaaacaacaacacttttgtaaaacgtatatcataactcattaacaacaataaattaagcaagttttcaaggtatatgatttgtagaatgaacttttgcaaaacaccaaagtgttatttttcaataatatattgattcagataatgaaaatctattttcttTGGCTGCTTCgcccaacaatacctcgtatacccttaagtgtATAAATGGCATAGcaactaaaaataaataaaacattctatatattttatttgttgGTCAGCTATTACAACACCATGGGTTGCCCTATCGCTATGATCACTAGCTGATGGGGAGAGTGCCCTATAATGCACGTAATTTTGGTCATAGTGGAAGATCAGCAAGAGCCAATTAGATAAAAATTGATAGttaattccaaaatattttttatttccgATACACTTAGCCATGGACATTGTAGGTTGATACAAATCTTTTATGAGTATGAttatttttgaaacattattaTATTGATGTTCATTCGTATAATTGGCATAGGCCTATTACTATGATTATAACATCATATTCCGATTTTCCAGGGCGATTTTCAAACAAATTTGacctattaaattattttatcacTGGGCACAACAGTTATTGATATGAATCTAAGGTGGGTTAGTTTTTACACATAATGACATGACGATCGTGCTTGAAACGTGATAATTATGACGGTTAGTGCCCAAAATTCGTCAACTTCGAATTTACAAGTAACCATGGCAACGCTGTGTTTTGACAACTTTCTTtttcatattgcataacaaatttCTGAGCAAAActtaaatattttgtcattttttatctCTTATCGAGCATGTCGAGTCAGGGTTCACAATGATGAGAATCAACCATGTAATGTATGTCAACTATCATGATTATACTCAAAGACAATCAAATTTCCTTGTATTATACATAATTTAATTGTACAGCACGTTTCTATATAAACGTGCTGtgcatgtgtgatttgcataaagaatagattcctatttaaatgttagttttcactgatctagtgtccacttttaattttgagctaaacaaatgaggtaaaacgaatcttgctatttcattccagcgcctacaatgcgtgtattaacTTTCCGATCGTATTtgattattatcatgaatattggcgtagcttcacacagctaggacgaaTAAACAAagcgtaagacgaatagcgatatgtacacagtttatacgtcaagatgtaagacgaatagcgatatgcacacatttTATACGTCCgactgattcaatgattcaataatacacatcccagcaaacacaaaaacgtttttaaaacgttttaaataagttatattttggcttttggtttaggtaaaaacgtttaaataacattaaaatgtcgggttatataaaggtcatgataacgttttaaaacgttttgtatgaaaacacactacaacaatatttttaaatgttttcaaaaaatgttattgtaaactatttttgcaaacatttttgccaaatattgtgtcaatacttaaataacattatgttaaaatgtttgaacccagcaaatacagaaatgtttttaaaatgtttttttcaaaaccttttaaataacatttaaatgtcgggttatataaaggtcatgaaaacgtttttgaaatgttattgaaaatattttgggcaaacatttttcgcaaaatattttttcaacctcaaaataacattctgtttagaatgttttgtatcaagttttcaagaatgttttaggaatgttattaaaacgtttttataccctttatataacccgacatttaaacgttttctgtaaatcatttttgtttgctgagcagtagattatcaaaaaaagttttttaaggttatgaaaacgttttatactcttaatataccctttatataacccgacatttaaacgttttctgacaaccttttataaccttttgcgaatgatgtcgaaaacgttttgtgtttgctgggatgtcagtACCCGATGTCtttagccaccactcgatcggtgaactctgaataaaaccggagatctccggttttaatataaaaacttaaatgttACTTTAATTATAGCACTTCGGGCTAaatagtctttcacatggtattttggtaCACCATTGGCCATTTagcggctgtgtaataattaccaGCCCCCCCCGGgcgggtaaaatttccgaacggctcgccaaaaatcgcttgcccccctctcggcccgccaaaaatcgcttgcccccccctctcggcccgccaaaaattctttgcccccccccccttgaacatgccaaatttttgggatcccaaattccaaactttaaatggtctagatgtatgttgcgagcgcagcgagcaggaaaatttgcataaaagcgtttccgtaccgttttcctaagccttttaaagcattttattaaaaggtgccccgtgaatgcgtgccaaaaatcgcttgcccccccctctcggcttgccaaaaattgcttgccccccccctttcgtctcgccaaaaatgtcttgcccccaccccaattttaccctcccccagggctcataattattgcacagcccttatacaatcatgcaaaaaataaattcaaaattgagggcgtcgctgtggagagCAAATCGCACCTATCATAAATACAAGGGTGGGGTGTATGAAGGGTGTTGGGCAGTGATAACACCAGGGACATGGTGGGCATTTCCCCAGTCAAAATAAGAAATCGGCAACTTTTTGTTCTTGTCCCTCCTCCTTTATCCTCCCTCCCGAAAAAAAATCCCGGTGACGTATGGGGCCAGTgttttttttatccaaaaaattCAGTGCTATCATGGGTTGTAAAAGTGTGTGTTTCTTTTTCCAACAAGTAGGCTAATCTTACATTTATAGGCCAAACGTACGTGTTTTTATCCCACGTATTTCCGTGGTGGTATTAATTTTGCACATCAGTATACAATATTCTTATTTTGAGATACTTTGAACGTTGACGTCCTTAAAATGCTATACATCTATAGACACCAATGGTATGAACTTCTCTGACGTATATAACAGTGAAAATATTGCTGctataaaagtatgtcaaattcAGAGGAAAGACATAATTCACATCGCTGCTGAAGATATCAGTTTGCCATAGTGGAATACTCTGTTCTTCACAGCTTACAGGTGAGTGTTTGTTACATCAAAGTTCTCGCTCTCTGTCTTTGTTTTTTCTAGCTCCCCCTTATCCTTTTCTCCCTTCCCTCGCTTTGTAtaagcataggcctataatatgttttTCTCCTTCAAACCCTcccacctctctctctctctctctctctctctctctctctctctctctctctctctaacccTCACTCTCTGTGATCTACGTTCTCTTTATGACTTGGGTTTTCTCTTAGAACATGCGTGTTTTAAAGGATCTCTATTCATCTCTAAAATTGTTTCGCCGAAAAATGCCTTTGTCGTAATTGTGGAGAAAATTACAGCATGCAGCATGGACATTTTAGTGATGTGATATACGTTTAACCAAAACGTATATTTTCCCTGTTCACTTATTTTCCTTTATGATACTTTTATAATTTCTTAACCAAGCTAATCATATAATTTCACACATTACACcgtataaaattatttttttgttctcatcccctcccgcctcaatttctgggatttccAAAAAATTGAAGAATTGGAATGCTTTTCGAAAACGTCATACAAtatgtttattagagaacaaggatcaatTTCTATAGT contains these protein-coding regions:
- the LOC140144060 gene encoding uncharacterized protein; translated protein: MMSFTSAVATFSVVITVSLSLSPNPNTTPNTTPPMSPTEPATTTSNAEKYEQPDASMPTCKTCCHGLPGPPGVPGVPGSLGTYGMPGPRGKSGLPGDPGLRGERGFKGLPGEAGVAGPVGPVGPTGLDGVKGLPGIAGPSGPSGSIGPRGYTGRSGRPGFYGQKGERGYPGTPARQQRKVAFSVSLTDSFSVDMPSGRIIVFDEIFTNIGEGFNISDGKFKCPVPGVYVFMYNIGLQEDQLNIGLMKNGERMSTVYSTRRAADEHGQMSSGLILPLVYGDAVWIEFLDENGRQIYSDQSRVTNWSGFLL